In Dyadobacter subterraneus, a single genomic region encodes these proteins:
- a CDS encoding peptidase domain-containing ABC transporter gives MAQSNIFTQLAKIGNLGNNLISKIPFFSTKNKLRHVTIKQHDLTDCGATCLASIAAYYNLTVPVARIRQYASTDKKGTNVLGLIEAANKLGFNSKGVKATFDQLPHVPVPIIAHVIIKGILHHYVVIYNVTDTKVEVMDPARGEIVSMTYKEFKEIWTGVLVLVQPGETFMEGNEKISVSKRFWFLLKPHKSVLLQVLLGAIVYTLLGLSTSIFLQKIVDNVLPEGNRNLLNLMGIIMIFLLVFRVIINHAKSLLTIKTGQQIDARLILGYYKHLMRLPQQFFDNMRVGEIISRINDAVKIRVFINDVLIGFSMNFFILIFSFVLMFTYYWKLALIMLGVVPLYAIIYYFSNKVNKSTQRQLMESSAELEAQLVESINSVSTIKRFGLEDFTNLKTETRFVGMLRSIYQSNTNALWIGDFSGFVSSAFTIILLWAGSLFVLENIITPGELLSFYAIIGYFTGPVSSLIGMNKTIQDASIAADRLFEIMDIERESLENKAELTPDMIGDIHFKNVHFRYGSRVTVFDGLDLMIPKGKITAVVGESGSGKTTLLSLLQNIYPIESGNIQLGGFDLKYLTNDSLRKLVSAVPQDVHLFAGNVINNIAVGEFEPDMKKIVSICEELDIIKFIENLPNGFNTYIGENGTSLSGGQRQRLAIARALYRDPEILILDEATSSLDSKSEQHIQLAVQSLRKKSKTIIIIAHRLSTVMNADKIVVLEQGKLIEEGSHKKLITKKGKYYDMWKQQFPSLESVN, from the coding sequence ATGGCTCAGTCAAATATTTTTACTCAACTGGCAAAAATCGGGAATTTAGGAAATAATCTTATCAGTAAAATTCCCTTCTTTTCAACAAAAAATAAACTTCGTCACGTCACCATCAAACAGCACGATCTGACTGATTGCGGCGCAACTTGTCTGGCTTCCATAGCAGCTTATTACAATCTTACTGTGCCGGTTGCAAGAATTCGCCAGTATGCTTCAACGGATAAAAAAGGAACAAATGTTCTGGGTTTGATTGAGGCGGCCAATAAACTCGGTTTTAACTCCAAAGGTGTAAAGGCAACTTTCGATCAACTTCCGCATGTCCCGGTTCCAATTATTGCCCACGTAATTATCAAAGGTATTTTACACCATTATGTGGTGATTTATAATGTTACGGATACAAAAGTTGAGGTAATGGATCCCGCGCGGGGTGAAATAGTGTCTATGACCTATAAGGAATTTAAGGAAATCTGGACGGGTGTTTTGGTATTGGTTCAGCCGGGAGAAACGTTCATGGAAGGCAATGAAAAGATTTCTGTGTCCAAAAGATTCTGGTTTCTTTTGAAACCGCATAAATCTGTTTTATTACAAGTTTTGCTCGGAGCAATTGTATACACTTTATTAGGACTTTCTACCTCAATTTTCCTTCAAAAAATTGTCGATAATGTACTCCCGGAAGGTAACCGGAACTTGTTAAACCTGATGGGAATCATCATGATTTTCCTTTTGGTTTTCAGAGTTATTATCAATCATGCGAAATCACTTCTGACCATTAAAACCGGACAGCAAATCGATGCAAGATTAATTTTGGGTTATTACAAACATCTGATGCGCTTGCCGCAGCAGTTTTTTGATAATATGCGGGTGGGAGAAATTATTTCCCGGATTAATGACGCCGTTAAAATCAGGGTTTTTATCAATGACGTGCTCATTGGTTTTTCCATGAATTTTTTCATCCTGATTTTCTCATTTGTTTTGATGTTTACCTACTATTGGAAACTGGCGCTGATCATGCTTGGCGTCGTACCATTGTATGCCATCATTTATTATTTTTCCAATAAAGTAAACAAATCGACGCAGCGCCAGTTGATGGAAAGTTCGGCCGAACTTGAAGCGCAATTGGTGGAATCCATTAATTCTGTAAGTACGATCAAACGTTTCGGACTGGAAGATTTTACTAATTTAAAAACAGAAACCAGGTTTGTTGGTATGCTTCGTTCCATTTATCAATCCAACACGAATGCACTGTGGATTGGAGATTTTAGCGGTTTTGTTTCCAGTGCTTTTACGATTATTTTGCTTTGGGCAGGTTCCCTATTTGTATTGGAAAATATCATTACGCCGGGTGAATTGCTTTCTTTTTATGCCATCATAGGATATTTTACCGGACCGGTTTCCAGTCTTATCGGTATGAATAAAACGATTCAGGATGCGTCCATTGCGGCGGACCGGCTTTTTGAAATTATGGATATTGAACGTGAATCCCTGGAAAACAAGGCAGAATTAACACCTGATATGATCGGGGATATTCATTTCAAAAATGTTCATTTTCGATATGGTTCACGCGTTACGGTTTTTGACGGACTGGATTTGATGATTCCAAAAGGGAAAATTACGGCAGTTGTTGGTGAAAGCGGTTCGGGAAAAACGACGCTTTTATCCTTATTGCAAAACATTTATCCAATTGAATCAGGAAACATCCAGTTGGGCGGATTTGATCTGAAATATCTGACCAATGATAGTTTACGAAAACTGGTTAGCGCTGTACCTCAGGATGTTCATCTTTTTGCAGGAAATGTGATCAACAATATTGCGGTAGGGGAGTTTGAGCCGGATATGAAAAAGATCGTTTCGATTTGTGAGGAACTTGATATTATCAAATTTATCGAAAATCTGCCAAACGGATTTAATACTTATATCGGTGAAAACGGGACCAGTTTATCGGGCGGACAAAGACAAAGATTAGCCATCGCAAGAGCGCTCTACCGTGATCCGGAAATTCTGATTCTGGATGAGGCCACTTCTTCACTTGATTCAAAATCGGAGCAGCATATTCAACTTGCGGTTCAATCTTTGCGCAAAAAAAGTAAAACCATTATCATAATCGCCCACAGATTAAGTACGGTAATGAATGCGGATAAAATTGTGGTTTTGGAACAAGGGAAATTGATTGAAGAAGGAAGTCACAAAAAACTGATTACCAAAAAAGGTAAATATTACGATATGTGGAAACAACAGTTTCCTTCGCTGGAAAGTGTGAATTGA
- a CDS encoding nicotinate phosphoribosyltransferase, protein MINRLYDTSLSLLTDLYQLTMAYGYWKSGKAEQEAVFNLYFRKHPFQGGFTITCGLSSVIDYLNEYRIDEEDLEYIGSLKGSDDKALFEIEFLDYLRTMEFKCSVNAIPEGTVVFPNEPLLRIQGPVLQCQLLETPLLNLLNFQSLIATKAARMRLIANNDALLEFGLRRAQGPDGGMTASRAAYIGGFDATSNVLAGKLYGIPVRGTHAHSWVMSFDSELESFETYAKYMPNNVTLLVDTYDSIKGVENAIIVGNQLRERGYELGGIRLDSGDLAYLSIEARKLLDEAGFEKTNIVASNDLDEYIMDSLKIQGAKINVWGIGTKLVTAFDQPALGGVFKLAAIKNESGEWDYKLKLSEQAIKVSTPGIQQVRRFKDSKGFISDMIFNIETPLSGKPTMVDPYDFTKTRSFSETVSYEDLLVPIFAEGTLVYSLPSIYETRERVEQQLAHFHKGIKRFVNPHTYPVGLEKQLFDMKTDLIVKLRAAK, encoded by the coding sequence ATGATTAACCGGCTATATGACACCTCTTTAAGTCTGCTTACCGATTTATATCAATTAACAATGGCTTATGGCTACTGGAAATCCGGGAAAGCAGAACAGGAAGCAGTTTTTAATCTGTATTTTCGTAAACATCCCTTTCAGGGGGGATTTACAATTACCTGCGGACTGAGCAGTGTAATTGATTATCTGAATGAATATCGTATTGATGAGGAAGACCTCGAATATATAGGTTCGTTAAAGGGAAGTGATGATAAAGCGCTTTTTGAGATTGAGTTTCTCGATTACCTGCGTACTATGGAATTTAAATGCAGTGTTAATGCGATTCCGGAAGGTACCGTTGTTTTTCCAAATGAGCCGTTGCTTCGTATTCAAGGACCGGTTTTACAATGTCAATTATTAGAAACTCCCTTATTAAATCTCTTAAATTTTCAATCGCTCATCGCTACAAAAGCCGCAAGAATGCGTCTGATTGCAAACAATGATGCCCTTTTGGAATTTGGATTAAGAAGGGCGCAAGGACCGGATGGTGGCATGACGGCTAGCCGCGCTGCATATATCGGCGGTTTTGATGCGACGTCCAATGTTTTGGCCGGAAAACTTTACGGTATTCCGGTTAGAGGTACGCATGCACATAGTTGGGTAATGTCGTTTGACAGCGAACTGGAATCTTTTGAAACGTATGCGAAGTACATGCCAAATAACGTGACTTTGCTCGTTGATACTTACGATTCTATCAAAGGTGTTGAAAATGCAATTATTGTAGGAAATCAGCTTCGTGAAAGAGGTTATGAGCTCGGTGGAATTCGTCTGGATTCCGGCGATTTGGCTTATTTGAGTATTGAAGCCAGAAAATTATTGGATGAGGCAGGATTTGAGAAAACCAATATTGTTGCCAGCAATGATCTGGATGAATATATCATGGATAGTTTGAAAATTCAGGGTGCAAAAATCAACGTCTGGGGAATTGGAACAAAACTGGTAACGGCTTTCGATCAACCCGCATTAGGCGGTGTTTTTAAATTGGCTGCGATAAAAAATGAATCAGGCGAGTGGGATTATAAACTGAAATTATCCGAGCAGGCTATCAAGGTTTCTACACCTGGCATTCAGCAGGTTCGTCGCTTCAAAGATTCGAAGGGGTTTATTTCCGATATGATTTTTAATATTGAAACACCACTTTCCGGAAAACCGACAATGGTGGATCCATATGATTTTACCAAAACCAGATCATTTTCAGAAACGGTATCTTATGAAGATTTGCTGGTGCCCATTTTTGCTGAGGGCACGTTGGTATATAGTCTGCCTTCTATATACGAAACCCGTGAGCGTGTCGAACAGCAATTAGCGCATTTTCATAAAGGAATCAAACGTTTTGTCAATCCGCATACTTATCCGGTTGGACTTGAAAAACAATTATTTGATATGAAAACGGATTTGATTGTAAAGTTAAGAGCCGCGAAATAA
- a CDS encoding DUF3820 family protein — protein MSDEIPKPDTEILKELILYRMPFGKYKDWLITDLPVSYLEWFEREGFPAGKLGMMLSTMYEIRLNDLMFLIDGLKKIYRR, from the coding sequence ATGAGTGATGAAATTCCAAAACCTGATACCGAAATCCTGAAAGAGCTAATCCTTTACAGGATGCCTTTCGGAAAATATAAAGACTGGCTGATCACTGATTTGCCGGTTTCATATTTAGAATGGTTTGAACGGGAAGGCTTTCCAGCCGGCAAATTGGGTATGATGTTAAGTACGATGTACGAAATCCGGTTGAATGATCTGATGTTTTTGATTGATGGATTGAAGAAGATTTATCGTAGATAG
- the tnpA gene encoding IS200/IS605 family transposase, producing MSYVKIWVHAVWATKNREQVLKPDILKKICNHIFGNAKEHGIYIDRINGHDDHIHVLMILNPDLGVSNQVKLLKGESSHWANKMQLTKNRLYWANKYFASSVSNNKIDFVRKYIDNQQEHHRKQSFGEEYKIFLNSLGYAEGYSDEDFG from the coding sequence ATGTCTTATGTAAAAATCTGGGTTCATGCCGTATGGGCCACAAAGAATCGTGAACAAGTTTTAAAACCTGATATCTTAAAGAAAATCTGCAATCATATCTTTGGTAATGCCAAAGAGCATGGAATTTACATTGATAGAATTAATGGTCATGATGATCATATTCATGTACTAATGATTCTGAACCCCGATTTGGGAGTATCTAACCAAGTCAAATTATTAAAAGGTGAAAGCTCGCACTGGGCTAATAAAATGCAATTGACAAAAAACCGACTTTACTGGGCAAATAAATACTTTGCATCTTCTGTGAGTAATAATAAAATTGATTTTGTTCGGAAGTATATCGACAATCAGCAAGAACATCATCGGAAACAGAGTTTTGGTGAAGAATATAAGATTTTTCTGAACAGCCTGGGTTATGCGGAGGGGTATTCTGATGAAGACTTTGGATGA